One part of the Anaerolineae bacterium genome encodes these proteins:
- a CDS encoding 2-amino-4-hydroxy-6-hydroxymethyldihydropteridine pyrophosphokinase gives MKRKKHVVYLALGTNLGDRMANLRQALGYLPPAVEVEIGSSVYETPPWGYLDQPPFYNQVVRAVTDLSPQALLAYLKEIEQRLGRSETIRNGPRPIDIDILFYDDLELEMPQLEIPHPRMEGRAFVWVPLAEIAPDLIHPKLGKTAVQVVSELDCSGIHAV, from the coding sequence ATGAAGCGTAAAAAGCACGTTGTCTATCTGGCATTGGGCACCAATCTGGGCGACCGCATGGCCAATCTCCGCCAGGCTCTGGGCTATCTGCCGCCAGCCGTGGAGGTCGAGATTGGTTCGAGCGTCTATGAGACCCCACCGTGGGGCTATCTCGACCAGCCTCCTTTCTACAATCAGGTTGTGCGCGCCGTGACCGACCTTTCTCCTCAGGCTTTATTGGCTTATCTCAAAGAAATCGAGCAGCGTCTGGGGCGCAGCGAAACAATCCGTAACGGACCTCGCCCGATTGACATCGATATCTTATTCTATGATGATTTAGAACTGGAAATGCCTCAACTGGAAATTCCTCACCCACGCATGGAAGGACGGGCGTTCGTGTGGGTGCCACTGGCAGAAATCGCCCCAGATTTGATCCATCCCAAACTGGGAAAAACTGCCGTTCAAGTGGTCAGCGAACTGGACTGCAGTGGTATTCATGCAGTGTGA
- a CDS encoding Dihydropteroate synthase, which produces METLKASRLQIGKHLFEWGKRTYIMGILNVTPDSFSGDGLLKEEGDFVSRALAQARRFVAAGADILDIGGESTRPGSQPISAAEELEHVLPVLRAVTQELDVPVSIDTYKAAVAEAALQAGAVIVNDVWGFHADPAIAEVAARHQAAVILMHNRSSWAHAEIKEKLGGRYVGIPYDNLIADIQRELLESVAIAHAAGIPDERIILDPGIGFGKSTEQNLELVDRLNEIRALGYPILYGPSRKSFIGYTLDLPPDQRLEGTAAAVAVGIVRGADIVRVHDVEAMSRVARMTDAIVRRSVAEPIPKEQR; this is translated from the coding sequence ATGGAGACACTCAAAGCCTCCCGTTTGCAAATCGGAAAACACCTCTTCGAGTGGGGCAAACGCACGTACATCATGGGAATCCTCAATGTCACACCGGATAGCTTTTCCGGCGATGGCTTGCTCAAAGAAGAAGGAGATTTTGTCTCGCGCGCCCTCGCTCAAGCGCGGCGTTTTGTGGCTGCCGGAGCAGATATTCTGGACATCGGCGGGGAGAGCACACGACCCGGCTCACAGCCCATCAGCGCGGCCGAAGAGTTGGAACACGTCCTGCCTGTCCTGCGGGCGGTGACACAAGAACTGGATGTGCCGGTTTCGATCGACACCTACAAAGCTGCCGTCGCCGAAGCCGCCTTGCAGGCGGGTGCCGTGATTGTAAACGATGTGTGGGGGTTTCATGCCGACCCGGCGATCGCCGAGGTTGCCGCCCGCCATCAAGCGGCAGTGATCTTGATGCACAACCGCAGCTCCTGGGCGCATGCCGAGATCAAAGAGAAACTGGGCGGGCGCTATGTCGGCATTCCCTACGACAACCTGATCGCCGACATCCAACGCGAACTGCTGGAAAGCGTCGCCATTGCTCATGCAGCCGGCATCCCCGATGAGCGCATCATCCTCGACCCAGGCATCGGCTTTGGCAAGTCCACCGAGCAAAACCTGGAACTGGTGGACCGGCTGAACGAGATTCGCGCTCTGGGCTATCCGATCCTCTATGGCCCTTCGCGCAAATCTTTTATCGGTTATACCCTCGATTTACCTCCCGATCAACGCCTCGAAGGTACTGCTGCGGCGGTGGCAGTGGGCATCGTGCGGGGCGCCGACATCGTGCGCGTCCATGATGTCGAAGCCATGAGCCGCGTTGCCCGCATGACCGATGCCATCGTGCGCCGTTCCGTTGCAGAGCCAATCCCAAAGGAGCAAAGATGA